A window of Ardenticatena maritima contains these coding sequences:
- a CDS encoding TadE/TadG family type IV pilus assembly protein, whose protein sequence is MRQVKSQIKRYMRRHERGQSLVETSLTLIFLLVMLLAAFEMARVFTTYLTLVSSTRHGALYLVDKQSMLNEVGRSHCQDPELNQSETPTLYEFCRRIIESAQTKGLDPARLVISDPVYTEIGNGRYEIFVSVTYALDDLFTSTMNFPIIGRMGLPSSYQIRYNMTVETVW, encoded by the coding sequence ATGCGCCAAGTGAAAAGTCAAATAAAACGATATATGCGCAGACATGAGCGAGGCCAGAGCCTTGTTGAAACGTCATTGACACTCATTTTCTTGTTGGTGATGTTGCTTGCTGCCTTTGAAATGGCGCGCGTTTTTACAACGTATTTAACTCTGGTGTCGTCTACGCGGCATGGGGCGCTGTATTTGGTGGATAAACAATCCATGCTCAATGAGGTAGGGCGTTCTCATTGCCAGGATCCAGAATTAAACCAGAGTGAAACGCCAACATTGTATGAGTTTTGCCGCCGAATTATTGAATCGGCACAAACAAAAGGGCTTGACCCGGCACGTTTAGTCATATCAGACCCTGTGTACACAGAGATTGGAAACGGGCGTTACGAAATCTTTGTCAGCGTGACATATGCCTTGGATGACTTGTTTACGAGTACAATGAACTTTCCGATTATTGGTCGAATGGGGCTTCCCAGTTCATACCAAATTCGGTATAACATGACGGTTGAAACGGTATGGTAA
- a CDS encoding carboxypeptidase-like regulatory domain-containing protein has translation MNTHAKRIGLSLVLLLLVAFPSVGYAASPLQQRATPTPTPTATATPVPPTATATPSPEPTTSAPSITPTATFTSTPVPPTATPPAPSTPPATQTPLPQPTEVRAPTATATRTNAGTGTDTQACCSRVEGFVVDAQGAGWPGVLVRLRGGGWQAEWLTDSNGFFYFNNLGAGQAIIEALVEGQVLAQDVIETTGTPGEVISLRLVLGQTGMATATPTPTPEPTKTPQVQTVLPQTGNDVSVFSQLWLLVATLFALSLMGVIALRRRFDT, from the coding sequence ATGAATACTCACGCCAAGCGCATTGGTTTGTCGCTCGTTTTGCTTCTTTTGGTCGCTTTCCCATCGGTGGGCTATGCTGCATCGCCGTTGCAACAACGGGCAACACCGACACCAACGCCAACTGCTACAGCAACCCCTGTCCCTCCAACAGCCACGGCTACGCCGTCGCCTGAACCAACAACATCTGCACCATCTATTACGCCGACGGCAACGTTTACCTCTACGCCAGTGCCGCCAACGGCAACACCACCTGCGCCAAGTACACCACCAGCCACGCAAACGCCTCTTCCTCAGCCCACAGAAGTGCGTGCGCCGACTGCAACGGCCACGCGTACCAACGCTGGGACGGGAACCGATACACAAGCTTGCTGCTCGCGCGTTGAGGGGTTTGTTGTTGATGCCCAAGGGGCTGGCTGGCCGGGTGTATTGGTGCGTTTGCGGGGAGGAGGCTGGCAAGCCGAGTGGCTTACGGATTCCAATGGCTTTTTCTACTTCAACAACTTGGGGGCTGGGCAAGCCATTATTGAAGCGTTGGTGGAAGGGCAAGTGTTAGCCCAAGATGTTATTGAAACAACCGGTACACCCGGTGAGGTCATTTCATTGCGTTTGGTCCTTGGGCAGACAGGTATGGCTACCGCTACACCTACACCAACGCCAGAGCCGACCAAAACACCGCAGGTGCAGACTGTTCTCCCTCAAACAGGGAATGATGTCAGTGTGTTTTCTCAACTATGGTTGCTGGTTGCAACGCTCTTTGCGCTTTCGCTCATGGGGGTTATTGCTTTGCGACGCCGATTTGACACATGA
- a CDS encoding sensor histidine kinase, which translates to MQQQTGFLRKLADLRTDAAQELERIQGELRELDVLIRQSTAEVERLAQRNLQAQNRVRQMEMNFDTVPREDIKALYTAAHEMQMRLFMMRSQIEQLQNKQRILEQYAEMLQRVVEFADTVESVPGTSALRLSDEEGEFVPLDSMAMVAQLIEAQESERLNLARQMHDGPAQSLTNLILQAEVCQRLFDMDADRARVELNNLKNAVNTTFQQIRDFIFDLRPMMLDDLGLVPTVKRYVEALQKKVPFAIRLQVFGDEQRFDPTIEITLFRTLQELLRNVERHANASNVLVTLDRQGDEVILTVEDDGVGFDVGSVLRTSAQQKRIGLTTLQERIEMLQGKMQVDSAAGRGTRVQVRMPALTPTEHTSPRLPSAS; encoded by the coding sequence ATGCAACAGCAAACAGGATTTTTGCGAAAACTGGCTGATTTGCGGACCGATGCTGCGCAAGAGCTGGAGCGTATTCAAGGTGAATTGCGAGAGTTGGATGTCTTGATTCGGCAAAGCACCGCGGAAGTGGAGCGTCTGGCGCAGCGGAATTTGCAGGCACAGAACCGTGTACGGCAAATGGAGATGAACTTTGATACTGTGCCGCGCGAAGATATTAAAGCCCTTTACACGGCGGCGCATGAAATGCAAATGCGCTTGTTCATGATGCGAAGCCAGATTGAACAGTTGCAGAATAAGCAGCGCATTTTGGAACAGTATGCTGAAATGCTCCAGCGGGTTGTCGAGTTTGCCGATACGGTTGAATCTGTTCCGGGGACGTCGGCTTTGCGATTGAGTGATGAAGAAGGCGAGTTTGTGCCGCTGGATAGCATGGCTATGGTGGCGCAACTCATTGAAGCCCAAGAAAGCGAACGCCTCAATCTGGCGCGCCAGATGCACGATGGCCCCGCGCAATCGCTGACGAACTTGATTTTGCAAGCCGAAGTCTGCCAGCGGTTGTTTGATATGGATGCTGACCGTGCACGTGTCGAGCTGAATAATCTCAAGAATGCGGTCAATACGACATTTCAGCAGATTCGCGATTTCATTTTTGATTTACGCCCCATGATGTTGGACGATCTGGGGTTGGTGCCTACGGTCAAGCGGTATGTTGAAGCACTGCAAAAGAAAGTCCCGTTTGCCATTCGCTTGCAAGTCTTCGGCGATGAACAGCGCTTTGACCCAACGATTGAAATCACACTTTTCCGCACGCTGCAAGAATTGCTGCGCAATGTCGAGCGCCACGCGAATGCCAGCAATGTGTTAGTCACGTTGGATCGCCAAGGGGATGAAGTGATCCTCACTGTTGAGGATGATGGCGTTGGTTTTGATGTGGGTTCGGTCTTGCGGACGTCGGCGCAACAAAAACGCATTGGCTTGACGACCTTGCAAGAGCGTATTGAAATGTTGCAGGGCAAAATGCAGGTGGACAGCGCCGCGGGGCGCGGGACGCGTGTCCAGGTGCGTATGCCGGCGTTGACGCCAACCGAGCATACCTCGCCGCGCTTACCATCAGCATCATGA
- a CDS encoding response regulator, which produces MRSGEQIERIRVVLCDDHPLFRRGLRNTLEIDPQIEVVAELSSGEDATERILEIEPHIVLMDINLPGKNGLRITREVTMQNSKIYIIILTAYHDKEQLFHAIRAGASAYFPKDVDPETLLNAIHKVYEGKYVVNNQVMSEQQMAAWLLKQFEEMALYGTADEDAFVPLSPREMEILTLITKGYSNKEVAHHLGISRQTVKNHMTSILRKLQVNDRTQAAVYALRHGWIRLDEIDDEDEG; this is translated from the coding sequence GTGAGGAGTGGAGAACAAATCGAGCGTATTCGGGTCGTCTTGTGTGATGACCACCCATTGTTTCGGCGTGGATTGCGCAACACATTGGAAATAGACCCGCAAATTGAGGTGGTGGCTGAGTTGTCCAGCGGCGAGGATGCCACCGAGCGCATTTTGGAAATTGAGCCGCATATTGTTCTTATGGATATCAACCTTCCCGGCAAGAATGGTTTGCGTATCACCCGGGAAGTGACTATGCAGAACAGCAAAATTTATATTATCATTCTCACAGCATATCATGATAAAGAGCAATTATTCCACGCTATTCGTGCCGGTGCTTCCGCTTATTTCCCCAAAGATGTTGACCCTGAAACCTTGCTGAACGCTATTCACAAGGTGTATGAGGGGAAATATGTGGTCAATAATCAGGTGATGAGCGAGCAGCAGATGGCGGCTTGGTTGCTCAAGCAGTTTGAGGAAATGGCGCTTTACGGCACGGCGGATGAAGATGCGTTTGTTCCCTTATCGCCGCGTGAAATGGAGATTTTGACGCTGATCACCAAAGGCTATTCAAATAAGGAAGTAGCACACCATTTGGGCATCAGCCGCCAAACCGTCAAAAATCATATGACCTCCATTTTGCGCAAACTGCAGGTGAACGATCGGACACAGGCGGCCGTGTATGCATTGCGCCACGGCTGGATTCGCTTGGATGAAATTGATGATGAGGATGAAGGGTAG
- a CDS encoding sensor histidine kinase, with the protein MVYWHTDETDQDPLAAEWAKQFVNTRRQEAFWALWWTEETALRLARFLSDGPGQLLANATFEINACLQLLDTSPDVARSGLEALRDELQQGLRDVQALVNGLYPRTLFELGFHAALKAFQEALDGQTAVRIVWQNELTRQRYPSLFELVAFRVVQELVFAVLYWGNSNSLHVALRESDQGIEMYFEDDGAPVTLALDFDAEPDMRALALLSAWERVRWLGGRMHVENGNPQGTRVVVHLPMRHEEK; encoded by the coding sequence ATGGTATACTGGCATACAGATGAAACAGACCAAGACCCGTTGGCGGCTGAATGGGCGAAGCAGTTTGTCAACACCAGGCGGCAAGAAGCCTTTTGGGCGCTCTGGTGGACCGAAGAGACGGCGCTCCGCCTTGCTCGCTTTTTGAGCGACGGTCCTGGTCAATTGTTGGCGAACGCAACATTTGAAATCAACGCTTGTCTGCAACTACTCGATACGTCTCCCGATGTGGCGCGAAGTGGTCTTGAAGCCTTGCGTGATGAATTACAGCAAGGTTTGCGCGATGTGCAGGCGTTGGTCAATGGGCTGTATCCACGCACACTATTCGAATTGGGATTCCATGCGGCGTTGAAGGCGTTTCAAGAAGCGCTTGATGGGCAAACGGCTGTCCGCATTGTCTGGCAGAATGAATTGACGCGGCAACGCTATCCGTCGTTGTTTGAATTAGTTGCCTTTCGGGTGGTGCAGGAACTGGTCTTTGCGGTACTTTATTGGGGAAATAGCAATTCGTTGCACGTTGCCTTGCGTGAGAGCGACCAGGGTATCGAAATGTATTTTGAGGATGATGGTGCACCGGTGACGTTGGCGCTGGATTTTGATGCTGAACCCGATATGCGGGCATTGGCATTATTGAGCGCATGGGAACGGGTACGATGGCTGGGGGGACGCATGCATGTCGAAAATGGCAACCCTCAGGGGACGCGGGTTGTCGTGCACCTTCCAATGCGCCATGAAGAAAAGTGA
- a CDS encoding polyprenol monophosphomannose synthase, which yields MQTAIILPTYNERENVPQLVEEIARLALGADVIIVDDNSPDGTGAVADALRETYGWVHVLHRAGKLGLGTAYKDGMRYALARGAERIITMDADFSHHPRYLPDILAASERYDVVIGSRYVPGGGTANWPLSRVLLSWTANMVARLVLGLQAHDCTAGFRCYRRHVLTALDLERIRSNGYSFLVEMLFYCQQAGWRIGEVPILFEDRRQGVSKISRQEIYKAALTVFRLRLAGGAEK from the coding sequence ATGCAAACGGCTATCATTCTTCCCACCTACAACGAACGTGAGAATGTGCCACAGTTGGTTGAAGAGATTGCCCGCCTGGCGCTCGGCGCGGATGTCATCATTGTGGACGATAACAGCCCGGATGGAACAGGGGCTGTGGCGGACGCCTTGCGTGAGACGTATGGATGGGTACACGTCCTGCACCGTGCCGGAAAATTGGGGCTGGGCACGGCGTACAAAGATGGGATGCGGTATGCGCTGGCGCGCGGTGCGGAGCGTATCATCACGATGGATGCCGATTTTTCGCACCATCCGCGCTATCTGCCCGACATACTGGCGGCGAGTGAGCGCTACGATGTGGTGATTGGTTCGCGCTATGTTCCCGGCGGCGGAACGGCGAATTGGCCGCTTTCGCGTGTGCTGCTGAGTTGGACGGCGAACATGGTGGCGCGGTTGGTGTTGGGTTTGCAAGCGCACGATTGCACAGCGGGCTTTCGGTGCTATCGGCGGCATGTGCTGACGGCGCTCGATTTGGAGCGCATTCGTTCAAATGGGTATTCTTTTCTGGTGGAAATGCTCTTTTACTGTCAGCAAGCAGGCTGGCGGATTGGGGAAGTGCCCATTTTGTTTGAAGACCGGCGGCAAGGTGTCTCCAAAATCTCGCGGCAAGAAATCTACAAAGCCGCTTTGACCGTGTTTCGCTTGCGGTTGGCTGGTGGTGCAGAAAAGTAG
- a CDS encoding Nif3-like dinuclear metal center hexameric protein — protein MLTAQAIREAIETLAPPAWAESWDNVGWQIGDDTMSVARVHITLDLDAAVLDEARTHNADLIVSHHPLIFRPLSRIDTATPQGHLIAELIRAGIGVYSAHTNLDAANPGVSTALADALGLSWQSALAPLPHAPDAFGFGVICEHEPLTTAELAERVHTRLGTPSPRITDAGHTTHTRTALLGGSGAAFIHQARAAGCTCFITGEVKYHEAQDARAIGLTLIEADHFYSEAPVLALLADHLRPLGVSVTISRIATTPFTYLPTK, from the coding sequence ATGCTCACCGCGCAAGCCATTCGAGAAGCCATTGAAACGCTCGCCCCCCCAGCCTGGGCGGAATCATGGGATAATGTAGGCTGGCAAATCGGCGACGACACCATGTCCGTCGCACGCGTGCACATCACACTCGACCTCGACGCCGCCGTCCTGGATGAAGCACGCACGCACAACGCCGACCTTATCGTGTCGCACCACCCGCTCATTTTTCGCCCGCTTTCACGCATTGACACCGCCACCCCCCAAGGACACCTGATCGCCGAACTCATCCGTGCCGGCATTGGCGTCTACAGCGCCCACACCAACCTGGACGCTGCCAACCCCGGCGTGAGCACCGCCTTGGCGGACGCCCTCGGGCTTTCGTGGCAAAGTGCGCTTGCCCCCTTGCCGCACGCTCCCGACGCCTTCGGCTTCGGTGTGATTTGCGAGCACGAACCACTCACCACCGCCGAACTCGCCGAACGCGTCCATACCCGTCTCGGCACACCCTCGCCGCGCATCACCGACGCTGGGCACACCACACACACCCGCACCGCCTTGCTTGGTGGGAGCGGGGCGGCTTTTATTCACCAGGCACGCGCCGCCGGTTGCACATGCTTTATCACCGGTGAAGTCAAATACCACGAAGCGCAAGACGCACGCGCCATCGGGCTGACCCTCATCGAAGCCGACCACTTCTACAGCGAAGCCCCCGTGCTTGCCCTGCTGGCCGACCATCTGCGCCCGCTTGGCGTCAGCGTCACCATCAGCCGCATCGCCACCACGCCTTTCACCTACTTGCCAACCAAGTGA
- a CDS encoding zinc ribbon domain-containing protein yields the protein MTTSAHLLFELQQLEQDIAEKEEKLRQVQKALRGSRKLAKAQRDFEEAEVAYVQARQRQRELEDELSQVEAKIRQEEERLYNGSVRNPKELSAIQEEVNHLKERQNHLSNEVLQALEAAERAKQVRDEAATALRAAEADWQKRRAKLQKAEEKLTRYLAVMQKKVSQLRATINAADIERYEYLKARKGLPVVAPLQDEVCGLCGVAVSQQKIIAVQRGDLVQCGNCDRILVRATRNTSQHKRA from the coding sequence ATGACGACATCGGCACATCTGCTGTTTGAACTCCAACAGCTGGAACAAGACATCGCCGAAAAAGAAGAGAAATTACGTCAAGTACAGAAGGCGCTACGCGGCTCACGCAAACTTGCCAAAGCGCAACGCGATTTTGAAGAGGCCGAAGTCGCCTATGTGCAAGCCCGGCAACGCCAACGCGAACTCGAAGATGAACTGTCGCAGGTCGAAGCCAAAATTCGCCAGGAAGAAGAACGGCTCTACAACGGCTCCGTCCGCAACCCGAAAGAGCTCAGCGCCATTCAGGAAGAAGTGAACCACCTGAAAGAGCGCCAGAATCATCTTTCCAATGAAGTGCTGCAAGCACTAGAAGCTGCAGAACGCGCCAAGCAGGTGCGCGACGAAGCCGCGACAGCCTTGCGCGCCGCCGAAGCCGATTGGCAAAAACGCCGCGCCAAACTGCAAAAAGCCGAAGAAAAACTCACGCGCTATCTTGCGGTCATGCAGAAGAAAGTCTCCCAACTTCGCGCCACCATCAACGCGGCTGACATCGAACGCTACGAATACCTGAAAGCACGCAAGGGCTTGCCCGTCGTCGCTCCCTTGCAAGACGAGGTGTGCGGTCTGTGCGGCGTTGCCGTCTCCCAACAAAAAATCATCGCCGTTCAACGGGGCGACCTTGTCCAATGCGGCAACTGCGACCGCATTTTGGTCCGTGCGACACGCAACACATCACAACACAAGCGAGCGTAG
- the radA gene encoding DNA repair protein RadA, translating into MARKKARTVYVCEECGAEHPKWGGRCLTCGAYNSLKEFKIAPEPSTRHTAQTWLGASDNPPRRLTEVEAEAMQRIPLTNREFARVLGGGIVPGSLVLIGGDPGIGKSTLLLQVAGELAERQGVVLYVSGEESTHQIRMRAERLGIHAADLYLLSETNLERIVAHIQHLHPRAVIVDSIQTVYLDSLASSAGSVTQVRECAARLLQTAKILNIPIFLVGHVTKSGDIAGPRVLEHIVDAVLYLEGDRLHAYRLLRSVKNRFGSTHEVGVFEMAERGMLEVANPSELFLGDHRADPTGAAIAVTLEGTRALLVEIQALSTTTAFSQPRRTATGFDLNRLYLLIAVLTKRVGLKLHNQDIFVNVVGGLRIAEPAADLAVALAIASSYREKPISRRMAAIGEIGLGGELRPVGQLEKRLSEAAKLGFTHCLVPKTSRPVRAEGIHVIPCGTVVEALHAAFKSGQHA; encoded by the coding sequence ATGGCACGCAAAAAAGCCCGAACCGTTTACGTCTGTGAAGAATGCGGCGCCGAACATCCCAAATGGGGGGGGCGGTGCCTGACGTGTGGCGCGTACAACTCCCTCAAAGAGTTCAAAATCGCGCCCGAACCATCAACGCGGCACACCGCCCAAACCTGGCTCGGGGCGAGCGACAACCCACCCCGCCGCCTGACCGAAGTTGAAGCCGAAGCCATGCAGCGCATCCCGCTAACCAATCGCGAGTTTGCGCGCGTGCTAGGCGGCGGCATTGTCCCAGGCTCGCTGGTGCTCATCGGCGGCGATCCCGGTATCGGCAAGAGCACGCTTCTTTTGCAAGTAGCGGGCGAGTTAGCGGAACGTCAGGGCGTTGTGCTCTACGTCTCAGGGGAAGAAAGCACGCATCAAATTCGCATGCGCGCCGAACGCCTGGGCATCCACGCCGCCGACTTGTACCTGCTGAGCGAAACGAACCTGGAACGCATCGTCGCCCACATCCAGCATCTGCACCCCCGCGCTGTCATTGTGGACTCCATCCAAACCGTCTATCTCGATTCGCTCGCGTCCAGCGCCGGCTCGGTCACACAGGTGCGCGAATGCGCCGCCCGTCTGCTGCAAACCGCCAAAATCCTCAACATCCCCATTTTCCTCGTCGGGCATGTGACCAAAAGCGGCGACATCGCCGGACCGCGCGTGCTGGAACACATCGTGGACGCCGTGCTCTATCTGGAAGGCGACCGCCTGCACGCCTACCGCCTCTTGCGTAGCGTCAAAAACCGCTTTGGGAGCACGCACGAAGTGGGCGTTTTTGAAATGGCGGAGCGCGGCATGCTCGAAGTCGCCAACCCGAGTGAACTCTTCCTGGGCGACCACCGCGCCGACCCCACAGGCGCCGCCATCGCCGTCACGCTGGAAGGCACGCGCGCGTTGCTGGTGGAAATTCAGGCGCTCAGCACCACCACCGCGTTCAGCCAACCCCGCCGCACCGCCACCGGCTTCGACCTGAATCGGCTCTATCTGCTCATCGCGGTATTGACCAAGCGCGTGGGGTTGAAACTCCACAACCAGGATATCTTTGTCAACGTGGTGGGTGGGCTCCGCATTGCCGAACCCGCCGCCGACCTTGCCGTCGCCCTCGCCATTGCCAGCAGTTATCGCGAAAAACCCATCTCGCGCCGCATGGCGGCCATTGGCGAAATTGGGCTGGGCGGCGAATTGCGCCCCGTCGGGCAACTCGAAAAGCGCCTGAGCGAAGCCGCGAAACTCGGCTTCACCCATTGCCTGGTGCCCAAAACCAGCCGCCCCGTGCGCGCCGAGGGCATTCACGTCATCCCGTGCGGAACCGTCGTCGAAGCCCTGCATGCCGCGTTCAAATCGGGGCAACACGCCTGA
- a CDS encoding helix-turn-helix domain-containing protein: MPSSELVTQTMRDVWRLALPLGTRLVAGRIGLVRSVRWVRTSNPTLPLFPELNADELAILDMRAARTINPLLRLERVVHALAEIPVSGLAVNSEVDESALRAAEQNGLPLFILPAGEDLQRTARAVVRLLIDREIQEETRSAELLRRFTALLAHEEGLDAVLQALATFTGHLVELSVGGETLRHAPPHMDAPHSPITWPVYTHALHDNDGATIATLRLFNTNADNFDRLTQLAVEQAATALSLELSKLRAISAVQHAIHADILDAITAREDPDIIRARARGLGYEIDGAHLVILAATPTETQWDLWARRIRDLAARHNWNALTINRPDRLAILLGTENAARFVGLNEWLDACRAAWNGQPLTLAVSEVRQGLDGLRDALTQAEDTLALGVRLFGHGQTFRYTAMGLYRLFRHLDGNPELFEFYAQTIAPLIAYDREHNTDLLHTLETILAHRGNISRTAAALHLHRNSLAYRLQRIKDITHLDPLDPEDAFRFHLALYLRPLVEPHLHTPD, translated from the coding sequence ATGCCTTCAAGCGAACTGGTCACCCAAACCATGCGTGACGTCTGGCGGCTTGCCCTGCCCTTGGGCACGCGGCTCGTCGCCGGGCGCATTGGGCTTGTGCGCTCTGTCCGCTGGGTACGCACCAGCAACCCCACGCTCCCGCTTTTCCCTGAGTTGAACGCGGACGAACTCGCCATCCTGGACATGCGCGCCGCACGCACTATCAACCCCCTGTTGCGGCTTGAACGTGTTGTCCACGCCCTTGCCGAGATTCCTGTGTCCGGGCTGGCGGTGAACAGCGAGGTTGACGAAAGCGCCCTGCGCGCCGCCGAACAGAACGGGTTGCCGCTCTTCATCCTGCCCGCCGGAGAAGACCTTCAGCGCACAGCGCGCGCTGTTGTGCGCCTGCTGATTGACCGTGAAATTCAGGAAGAAACCCGTAGCGCCGAACTGCTCCGCCGTTTCACAGCCCTGCTAGCGCACGAAGAGGGACTCGACGCGGTCTTGCAGGCGCTGGCAACCTTCACCGGGCATCTGGTCGAACTCAGTGTCGGGGGGGAAACCCTGCGCCACGCCCCGCCGCACATGGACGCTCCCCACAGCCCCATCACGTGGCCTGTGTACACCCACGCACTTCATGACAACGACGGCGCCACCATTGCCACCTTGCGCCTTTTCAACACGAACGCCGACAACTTCGACCGCCTCACACAACTTGCTGTTGAACAAGCGGCAACCGCCCTCTCGCTCGAACTCTCCAAACTTCGCGCCATTAGCGCCGTCCAACACGCCATCCACGCCGACATCCTCGACGCGATCACCGCCCGCGAAGACCCCGACATCATTCGGGCGCGGGCGCGCGGGCTGGGCTACGAGATTGACGGCGCCCACCTGGTGATTCTAGCCGCCACGCCCACCGAAACGCAGTGGGACTTATGGGCGCGCCGCATTCGCGACCTGGCGGCACGCCACAACTGGAACGCCCTCACCATCAATCGCCCCGACCGCCTGGCGATTTTGCTCGGCACAGAAAATGCCGCCCGGTTCGTCGGGCTCAACGAATGGCTGGACGCCTGCCGCGCCGCGTGGAATGGTCAACCGCTGACGCTGGCGGTGAGCGAGGTTCGCCAGGGGCTGGACGGCTTGCGCGACGCGCTCACGCAAGCCGAAGATACGCTCGCGCTCGGTGTGCGCCTCTTTGGACATGGGCAGACGTTCCGCTACACCGCCATGGGGCTTTACCGCCTCTTCCGCCACCTGGACGGCAATCCCGAACTATTCGAATTCTACGCCCAAACCATCGCCCCACTGATTGCCTACGACCGCGAACACAACACCGACCTGTTGCACACGCTGGAAACCATTCTGGCACACCGCGGCAACATCAGCCGCACCGCCGCCGCGCTTCACCTGCACCGCAACTCACTCGCCTACCGTCTCCAACGCATCAAAGACATTACCCACCTTGACCCTCTCGACCCCGAAGACGCTTTCCGGTTCCATCTGGCTCTCTATCTGCGCCCCCTGGTTGAACCCCATTTGCACACCCCCGATTGA